TTGTTGGGCCGTGGCCATGAGGGCATCTACGACACCTACAACGAGTCTCTGCACTTCCAGTTGGGCTGGCACTTGGCCTGCTTGGGGGTGGTGACCTCGCTGGTGGCACAGCACATGTACTCCCTCAACCCCTACGTGTTCATGTCCTTGGATCACACCACGGAGGCGGCGCTCTACACCCATCACCAGTACATTGCTGGATTCTTGATGGTGGGGGCCTTTGCCCACGGGGCGATCTTCTTGGTACGGGATTACAACCCTGAAGCCAACAAGGACAATGTGCTGGCGCGGGTACTGGATCACAAGGAAGCGATCATCTCCCACCTGAGCTGGGTGTCGCTGTTCTTGGGCTTCCACACCTTGGGGCTGTACGTCCACAACGATGTCATGCAAGCCTTCGGCACGCCGGAGAAGCAAATTTTGATCGAGCCGTTGTTTGCTCAGTTCATCCAGGCTTCTCATGGCAAGTTGATCTACGGCATGGATGTGTTGTTGGCCAACCCCGACAGCATCGCCTCCACTGCTTGGCCCAATTACGGTAACGTATGGCTGCCCGGTTGGTTGTCGGCCATCAACGACCCGAATGGATCCTTGTTCCTACCGATTGGCCCTGGCGACTTCTTGGTTCACCACGCTATTGCCTTGGGTCTGCACACCACCACCTTGATCTTGGTCAAGGGTGCGTTGGATGCACGCGGTTCCAAGCTGATGCCCGACAAGAAGGACTTCGGTTACAGTTTCCCCTGCGATGGCCCCGGTCGGGGTGGCACCTGCGATATCTCCGCGTGGGATGCCTTCTATCTGGCTATGTTCTGGATGCTGAACACCATCGGCTGGGTCACCTTCTACTGGCACTGGAAACAGCTCGGCGTCTGGAGCGGTAACACGGCCCAGTTCAACGAGAACTCCACCTACCTGATGGGTTGGCTGCGGGATTACCTCTGGGCGAACTCTGCTCAGTTGATCAACGGCTACAACCCCTACGGGATGAATAACCTGGCGGTTTGGGCTTGGATGTTCCTGTTCGGCCACTTGGTGTGGGCTACTGGGTTCATGTTCTTGATCTCCTGGCGTGGTTACTGGCAAGAGCTGATCGAAACCTTGGTGTGGGCGCATGAGCGTACCCCCTTGGCCAAGCTGATCCGCTGGAAAGATAAGCCGGTGGCTATGTCGATTGTGCAAGGTCGTTTGGTGGGCCTGGCTCACTTCACAGTGGGTTATGTTCTCACCTACGCGGCCTTTGTGATCGCCTCGACGGCCTCACAGTTTGGCTAGCGCACCTTAACCGGTTACTAACTAATTAGACGGGATCCCTTGACTTGGTTGGGGGATCCCTTTTTTTGATCTTCAAGTTTGCTAACTTTTGTAAATTTAACTTGAACTTTTCGCTCTCATGTTGGTAGCCTTCTCTTGAGATTATTTCTCAACTATGGTGTCAAGGAGAACACTAATGTCTCCACGACCTCTCTCCCTTAAGCAGATACGGGGTCAAGCAGTTTGTGTCAGTGCTTTAGTTGTATTCGGATCCAGTTGTGCGGATGTAAGCAACCCCGTAGCTTTTGCACCAGGTTTTCAGGAAGATGTTCTTGCTTCTGAATTATCAGTCCCACCAACTGACACATCCAGGCTAGACACAATTAATGCAAATAGATCTAATGCTCCACTTATCGGAGCGGCTGGGGGATGTGTTGTTGGAGGAGTGAGATATGCCTCTGACTGTATTTATTACCAACGACCGTTTAATTTCCAAGACTTTTACTACTCAGTCTGCTCAACTGGCATGTGGGGATTTGTAACCGGCGTCTGTCACGACGTGTTTTCAGGCTTTTAGACTGCTGGTTCCAAGTATTTTGTGGATACAAATCACAATCGCAGCTAAGGAAAGTGAAAAATGGTAGGTGCCTTGTCAGAGAAGAATGAAACCCAGAAAAACACTTCGACCAGTCTTTTGGTCAAGCTCGTTGAAAAAGCCCTGATCACATCAGTTTCTGTTTTGGCTGGAGGTTTTTTCCTTTGGACAGTAGGATATCCTCAAGTTCCTATCTTCATCCTTTATTTGTTTTTTGGTCTTCTTTTTTTTGATCTGATGTCTTGGGGGATAGATAGGTTCTCGCAGTGCTGGAGGTATCGACATTTAAAGTCGATCGCGTCTGCTTTGACTCCCTTAATTTCTATAGTGGCCTTCTGGGCAGTATTTTGTCGTTGTCCAATTGAGGTCATTTTGAGTGGAGATCATTGGCAGGTTCTAGCCCTCCTTCTGCTGTATCCCACTTGCAAACTGCTTCATGTTTTCTGGGAAATCTTCAGGTCTAAAGATAGCAAAATAGTGGAACAGCCATAGAGCTGATCTCCACTTTAGCTCTATACCAGATCTCTTGATTTGGCTAGGGGATCCCTTTTTTTGAGCTTCAAGTTTGCTAATCAAGCCACGCGAACAAATCTTGGGGGTGAAATATCCTCCACGATGGGGATCCGAACTGCCACCACCTGTCCCTTGGCATCGGTTTCAAAGGTGAGGGAGAGGTGCAAGAGGCGATTTTCTGTGGATTGGAAACGCGTGCTGAAGGTTTCGCCGTTGTAGGGATCCAAGGGGTAGGTGCGCTGATCATAGGTTTGCCAGAGGCGACCCTCGCCCAGAGAAATGGTGAAGGTGCCGTAGCCAGGGTGATGAAACTGACCCAGGTAGTTCGCTAAGGGATGTTGGGGTAGAGCGTTGGGATCCCGGCCCGCCCAAAAGGCTTGTTCTGCTGCGGCTGCCTGTCGGGCAAATCCTTCTGCCACCTGTTTTCCGTAGGCAATTCGAGTTTCCACCTGCACCTGCCCTAGCAACCGATCCATCACCACCAAAGCACCGATTGTGTTGGCATTGCTGACATTGAGGTTGGTTAGAACGGCCACCCCAAAGCCTCGCGCTGGGATGAACGCCACTGTGGTGCGGTAGCCATTAAAGGATCCGCCATGGGAAAGCATCAGTTCCGAGCCGATGCTGCTTTGAACCCAACCCAGGCCATAGGTGGCCAACCCCCCACCCACCAGTGAAACCTGTGCCCCAATGGCCATGTGAGGGCGATGGATCCAGCGCAATGAGGCTTCGGAAATCAGGGGATTTCCCCCGATACTACCGCCATGGAGATGAAATTGAAGCCAACGCATCAGGTCATTTGCGGTGCTATAGAGCCCTGCTGAAGGGGCAATGTAACGGGTATCGCAGTGGGGAATAGGCTGAATCTGCCCGTCTACCCAGCCATAGCCCTGGGCCAAACGTCCGGTAGCCAAAGCGGCTGGACGGGAAAAGGTGCTATCGGCCATCCCCAAAGGATCCAAGCAGTACTCCTGGATTAAGTCTTCGTACCGACGGTTGGTGACCTCTTCTAGGATGGCTCCCGCGCCGGAAAACACGAGATCTTGATACTGAAATTGGGTGCGGAAGGCTTGAGCAGGTTCAAAATAGGCCAAACGCTTGAGCAGTTGCCGTCGGTACTCACGCCCTCGATCAGGTAACTCGCGTCCCACCCCCTCTGCCAGCAGATTCTCGTGGGAGGGTAAGCCCGTGCGGTGGCAGAGCATATCCGTCAGGGTCATGGACTGGGTGGCCTGTTCATCCATCAGTTGCAGCTCTGGCCAGTAGTGGCGTACCGGTTTTTCCCACTCCACCTGTCCCTGATCCACAAGGATCCCGGCTAAGGTCGCCGTGAATGACTTGCTAACGGAAGCCACCAAACAGAGGGTATCGAGGGTAAAGGGCTCCTGATGATTGCGATAGCCAAATTCAAATGGATACACCTCCCCATCGGCTAACACCGCCACCGCCAAGCCGGGCAGGTGAAAGGCTGTATACACCTGGGCCAGATCGGCTTGTAACTGTGGATGCCAACCCATGACGGTATTCCTCACTCAGCGAGTTCAACTTTGTGCCCGTCCCATCCATTGGAAATCCTTCGGGATTGGTTTTCGGGATCCCTAGCGAACTCTGCTCACGGGTTTGGCCTTGAGGTTGTAAATAAAGCTAGTACGGTATTGGGAAAGCAGGTTGCGTAGGTAAAGGGGCAAATTGCGCCGGTAGAGCAAGTGAGTTTTGTGGTGGATGGGTTTGCTGCGTCGGTTAATCGCTTGGCTGCGCTGCTGCAACGAGGTTTGGAGTGGGCGTTGGCAGGCCAGGGATCCGGTCACACGAGCGGGTCTTGGCTGTGGTGGCATACCACACCTCCAGAGCTTTGAGCAAATTAGATCTACTGTAGGGGATCTTTAAGGAAGCAAATGCCACCGGGTCAAAAGATTTTGCAAGTGATCTATCCAGCTTGCCGGGATCCCTTCAGGAATTTCACCTTTTTCTAGATCCTGCAACAATTGCCGACCCAGGGGTGCTAGACGATAGCTATCGGTAATGCCCTGTCCATCTACCTCCCGTCGCAACAGACCCACCTGAATCAGCCACATCAACTCTTGATCTGCAAGCATTTCCGGCAAAGGGCGCTGCGTATATCCCGCCTGCACACCCGCCAACCCCGAAATCTTTCCCAAAGGGATCCCTTGAAATTGCATCGCCTGTAGGAGAGCCACTCGAAAAGGGCTACAAACCCAAGCACGCTGGGCACGTCGATAGACTGGCACGGAGTCATGCAGCAGGGAAGTCAAAGCCATTCTAAGCCGTTCTTTAGATTCAAATCTGGTTCTGGCGATGGCAGTTGAGCACCAGCCTTGTTAAAATAGTTTTACAATATGTTTTACAATACTTAATAACGTGTTGATTATCCTTACCATAGTCATTTTACTGGGGTTCTGGGCGCTGCGGCTAATGGAGCAGGCTTTCCAGAGACAGGAGTTCTCGCGCATGTTGGCGGGAACCCTGGTGGCCGTAGCTGCGGGTGGGGTCTTGACCTGTTATTTTCTCATGAGCGATACCCTGCAGATGTTGTTCCATCTGCAAGCTCAGGCACCTCCTCCCTATGCTCAGGATCTAATTTCCGACCTCAATTGGCTTGATTAAGCCAGCCTTTCTCGGTGGGAGCAGAGCTAGGCCAGCTGTGCCGCTAACCAAGCCTGAATACAACGGATCATCGCCTGGTTAGGCGTCAGTAGGGTTTGATAAACCAGCTGCCCCACAGCATCAATCGGGCTGAATTCAACGCCGGGCCGGAAGGGATAACTGAGGCCAAGAGGGGTGAGGTGATCCCCTTCCAGATGTTGCCATTCCGTATGGCCTGGATATTTGCTACGCAGCTGTTGGTAAAGCAGCGGAATATCGTCGATATCATCCTGTCGGAACTCCAGCAGTAGGTTGTTTCTGACAGGATACTGCTCCTCAATCAGACGATTGGTTTCCACAGGAGAAGGTTCAAACTCCACCCACCAATTCATCGGCGGCGAAGAGGATCCCATCCACATCCGCCACAAGTCTGTCACCTGTTGTTGGGGCCAGGTCTGAAACAATAGCCGCAGTAAGGGTAGGGCTTGATCGAGTCCGGCGTTGCTGTAGGCTAAAAAAATATTCCCTTGCCGCTGTCCCCCTATAGAGGGATCCATCAAACAAGAAAGAATTTGCAACTTACACCCCAGGCTATGGCCTAAACCAAACAGAGGCAACCCTACCAAACCTTTGCTGCGCAGGCCGATCTGTAAAGATTGCACTGCACTGAAAGCCAGCTGAGCGTGATCGATATCGGTGGTGTAGGGAGTGGCAACAATCGCCATATCCATGCGGGCCAGCTCTTCTAACAGGCGGCTGTAAAAAAATTGCGGCGCAGCTCCCACAAAAGCTCCACCCAAAAAGTGAACGACAGCACGGGGTTGAGAAGGCAAGAGAAACCACGTTTGTCCGTCGGTTTGCCAAGTGAGTGACATAGCCTTGCAACCTCGCCTGCGAGTTCATCCGGGATCCAGATCCACATACGACTTGTTACCCAGCAGATCCCACCCCATCCTAAGTCAGAGACAAACCAGGGATCCCTAAACTGCGGAATGGGTTGCCCTCCCCGTTGCCCATTTTTCTATCCAGATATGGTCCAGATATAGTGTTTTTGGGTTTCACGTGTCAGGGTTTCCATAGTTGGATTGGCCTTTAGAGCCCTTGCCCTGACTGGGTTTCCCTTATTTTGCTTGAGGGCGGACGATGGGATTCGAACCCACGGATGGAGGAACCACAATCCTCTGCCTTAACCGCTTGGCTACGCCCGCCATTATTCCGGGTATCTAGCTTAGCATGAGATAAAGTGTACAGACTGAAAATGCTACCCAGAGCCGATTTATTGCAAGATGCAGAGTACCGAGAAACCCTGGCACGAATCTTGGATTTGGGAGAACAAGCCCTCAAAACCTGGCAAGTGGTCTGTAGCGATTTTCTCTCCCCGCCGGAAATGGCTGAGGTACAGGCCCGCCTGCAAAAGTTGACCGAGTTACAGACAGCGGCATCGGGGGGCTATCCACAGGCAGAACGACAACGCTTAGCCCTTGCCCGCTCGGAGGTGAGTATTGAACCGGATGGGATCCCGTTGGCCGCAATTCAGATTCAAGGCAATTTTCTCTTTGATCCGGCTACCCACCGTGATTTTTTGGGCGCCCTATTGGGATCCGGCATTACCCGCGATAAAGTCGGCGATGTCATCGTCTTGGGAGACTCCGGGGCCCAGGCGATCGTGGTGCCGGAAATGGTGGAGTACCTCAGGGCAAACCTGACTCAAGTCCGTACCGTGCCCGTTAAGGTCAACGGGATCCCTTTTGAACAACTCAAGATTCAACCCCCCCGCACCAAATCCATCACCAGTGTGGAAGCCTCCCTGCGGCTGGACGCTGTGGCATCAGCAGGATTTAGCATGTCCCGCAGCAAGATGGTAGAAGAAATTCAACGGGGGGAAGTCCGTGTGAATTGGAAGCCGATCACCCAAGCTAGCTATACCGTCGGGCCTCAGGATTTGATTGCTATCCGTGGGCGCGGTCGCCTACAAATTGAGGAAGTTGCTGAGACCAAAAAGGGCCGTTTCCGGGTGCAAATGACTCGCTATCTGTGACATACTTCCGACCCTCACGCTGTAAGGCGTAGAGGGCGGGCTTCTCCAGTCTTACGACCTTCGCGTTTTAGAGTGAGCCGATGCCCCAGGCCCACTTTTTTGATAAGCACCGCAGAGTTCACATCTCGCGGCATAGACGCTCTACAGTGGGGGCAGTCATGCCAGCGGTCGGATAGCTCTTTCGGGACTCGGCTCAAACACATTGCACAATGCTGGGATGTACCAGCCGGGTTAACCTTCACCACCCACCGCCCAGCTTTTGCAGCTTTGTACGGAAGGACTTCGTTCAGAAACCCGGCTATCCCAGCATCAGCAAAACTTTTGTTCAGCCCAGACTTAGCCGCTTGACCATTAGGCAAAAACTCACCGCCTTCACCTAGCTTAGGTTTGCAACGGCGGATCATATTGGCGACTTGCAGATCCTCCACAAAGATCACATCGGCTTTGTCCACCAACTCACCTGCCGTCTCAAAATGCCACTGTCGCCGCTGCCTGGCAATACGCTGGTGCAGCTTGGCAATTTTGGCATTTAACTTGCGCCGCGCCTTCGACCCTTTGGGCCTTAGTTCACGCTTCGCCTGGAGTTTGGCCAGCTTCTTTTCAGCCTGGCGGTAGAACTGCGGCGGTGTTTTCGTCGTGCCGTCTGAGCAGGCAATGAAGTATTCCAGCCCAGCATCTACCCCCAGACTGTTGGCCTCGGTCGGGACAACTTCAGGCAGGGGCAGCTCTGGCACCGACTGGTCTTCTAGAGAAAACGTCACGTACCACCCGTCGGCTTTGAGAGATACTGCCACTGTTTTGAGCGCAAACCCCTCAGGCAATGGCCTATGGCAGATGAACTTCACCACTCCAATCTTGGGCAGCCGAATCCGATTGCCCTCAATCCACTCGTGGCTGGCCTGAGGAAACGTGAACGTGCGATAGCGATGTTGCCCCTTGAAGCGAGGCTTGCCGCTCCGCTTGCCGGAACTATCGCCCTTGGTGAATCGCTCAAAGGCCAGGTTGACCCGCTTCACCATGTCCTGAAGCACCTGGGAGTGAATCTCTTTGTACCAAGGGCGTTCACCCTTCAGGGGTACCAATGACCGCTTCTGACTGTAGTAATTAGGCTGCTCCCGTGGTTCGGCAATACTCGCCACGAGTGGGCAAGCGTTGATTGGGCAACGGTTCATCTCCCACCAGTCGAAGCGGTCTGCCAGCAGCCAGTTGTACTGATGCCGCAACATCTCAAGCCAGCGACTCATCTGACACCGCTGCTCGTAGGTTGGTTGCAGTCGATATTGGTAGGCCACTCGCATATGACAAGAATAGCGATTCCGCTTCGCTCCGTCGCTGGACTCCCTATCCCGACACTGACCCTACGGGTACAGTGCGGGGCTTCCGTCCGTAGCTAAAGCTTGCTCATCCCTTTTCCCTTGCGGAAGCTCCATACATAACCCCGTCCCGGAGCCAATAGAAAGACCAGCAGAAAAATGAGGGCCACCGTCAGAACCATCGCCGCCCCCGAGGCAATGTCAATGTAGTAACTCAGGTACAGCCCCACCACATTTCCCCCCGCCCCAATCAACGCCGCCACAGCCATCATCGTCGGTAAGCGCCGCGTCAGCAGATAAGCCGTTGCCCCTGGTGTAACCAACATGGCGGTCACCAGGCCGACTCCGACCACCTGCAGCGATACCACCACCGTCACCGCCAACATCAGCAACAACAACTGCCGGAACCACTCTGCCGGAATCTTCTGAGTGGCCGCAAAAACTGGGTCGAAACTAACCAGCAAAAACTGCCGGTAAAACATCAGAATCAGCCCCAGCACTCCCACACTCAACCCTGCCATCAAGAGCAAATCGCCGTTGCTCACCCCCAGCACATTGCCAAACAAAATATGGGTTAAATCCTGAGCGTAGGTTTTGATGGAGCTGATCAGCGCTACTCCCAACGCCAAAGAAGCCGCAAACAAAATGCCAATCGCGGTATCTTCCCGAATCTGTCCTGAACGAGAGAGAAACCCAATGCCCCCACTCACCAACCCTGCCGCGATCAGGGCTCCGAGGGTCAAATTCCCCCCCATCAAGTAAGCAATGGCCACCCCCGGCAAAATGGCATGGGCCAAGGCATCTCCCAGGTAGGCCATCCCCCGCAGCACCACATAGCACCCCAAAACAGCACAGAGCACCCCCACCAGCAGCGCCGCCAACAACCCCCGCTGCATGAACCCGTAGGCCAAGGGATCCCGGAGCCAAGCCAAAGGATCCCAACCGGCTAACATTCCCATTTCACTGCCCACTCATCCACTCAAGGCACCGTTGCATTTGCTGTTGCATGGTTTCCGTATCCGCATGGTAACGGCGGCCATGCCCCGGTAGCACCCAGGTAAAGGCATACTCGGCCAAACGCCGCATCGACTGGAGCAACTCCGCCCAGGAATACCAGCAGGCATTGCGAAAAGCAATCAGATGACCCCAGCGCTCCGACCATGCCAAATGATCACCACTGAAGAGAAACTCCTGTTGGTAAATCAGAACCGTATGGCCTTTGGTATGGCCCGGCACCGGCAAAATCAACAAATCAGGAGCCAAGTCAACCGGATCCCGTCCGCTGAGTTGGATTTCTACCGCCTCGGTGCCACGGCTAATGTCGTCTACATGCAAAATCCGCTCACAACCGAAGTGGGCCTGAAACCTCTCGTGATCCGCCACATCATCCCGATGGGTGAGGTAAAGGTAACGGATCCCGCCCAGGCTTTCCAACCGCCTGACCAGTGGGGCAACAAAGCGGGGGGAGTCGATCAACACATTTCCCTGCGGTCGTTGGATCAAGTAGCTGGCTGCCCCATAGGAGCGCTCAGAATGATAGCCACAGTGGTAGACGTTGCCGCTAACCGGGAGGGGGAAGCTAGCCTGTATAGTCTTGATCTCCGGGGGTGGATTGAGGGTGCCAATCGAAGCCGTGGGGCAAGACAGGAGCGCTTGTAAGGCCCGTTCCCGTTCGCTGGCGGTGCTGGGCTGATGATAAACCGCCGATTGGTCGTCGATCTCCTTAAACACCTCCGGGGCCATCCACCGGC
This sequence is a window from Thermostichus vulcanus str. 'Rupite'. Protein-coding genes within it:
- a CDS encoding serine hydrolase yields the protein MGWHPQLQADLAQVYTAFHLPGLAVAVLADGEVYPFEFGYRNHQEPFTLDTLCLVASVSKSFTATLAGILVDQGQVEWEKPVRHYWPELQLMDEQATQSMTLTDMLCHRTGLPSHENLLAEGVGRELPDRGREYRRQLLKRLAYFEPAQAFRTQFQYQDLVFSGAGAILEEVTNRRYEDLIQEYCLDPLGMADSTFSRPAALATGRLAQGYGWVDGQIQPIPHCDTRYIAPSAGLYSTANDLMRWLQFHLHGGSIGGNPLISEASLRWIHRPHMAIGAQVSLVGGGLATYGLGWVQSSIGSELMLSHGGSFNGYRTTVAFIPARGFGVAVLTNLNVSNANTIGALVVMDRLLGQVQVETRIAYGKQVAEGFARQAAAAEQAFWAGRDPNALPQHPLANYLGQFHHPGYGTFTISLGEGRLWQTYDQRTYPLDPYNGETFSTRFQSTENRLLHLSLTFETDAKGQVVAVRIPIVEDISPPRFVRVA
- a CDS encoding MBL fold metallo-hydrolase; translated protein: MAHLKQRRSENVSGEFYVDSTCIDCDTCRWMAPEVFKEIDDQSAVYHQPSTASERERALQALLSCPTASIGTLNPPPEIKTIQASFPLPVSGNVYHCGYHSERSYGAASYLIQRPQGNVLIDSPRFVAPLVRRLESLGGIRYLYLTHRDDVADHERFQAHFGCERILHVDDISRGTEAVEIQLSGRDPVDLAPDLLILPVPGHTKGHTVLIYQQEFLFSGDHLAWSERWGHLIAFRNACWYSWAELLQSMRRLAEYAFTWVLPGHGRRYHADTETMQQQMQRCLEWMSGQ
- the psaB gene encoding photosystem I core protein PsaB, whose amino-acid sequence is MATATRFPQFSQDLASDPTTRRLWYGIATAHDFETHDGMTEERLYQKLFATHFGHLAIIFLWASGNVFHIAWQGNYEQWVANPSGVTPIAHAIWDPQFGKAAVEAFTQPGGGGPVNAAYSGLYYWFNTIGLRTNGDLYAGAVGLLLFAATLLFAGWLHLQPRFRPSLSWFKNAESRLNHHLAGLFGVSSLAWTGHLVHVAIPESRGQHVGWDNFLTTLPHPAGLKPFFTLNWGVYAQNPDTTSHAWGTAEGSGTAILTFLGGFDPNTQSLWLTDMAHHHLAIAVIFIVAGHMYRTNWGIGHSMREIMAAHNPPKGTPFGGLLGRGHEGIYDTYNESLHFQLGWHLACLGVVTSLVAQHMYSLNPYVFMSLDHTTEAALYTHHQYIAGFLMVGAFAHGAIFLVRDYNPEANKDNVLARVLDHKEAIISHLSWVSLFLGFHTLGLYVHNDVMQAFGTPEKQILIEPLFAQFIQASHGKLIYGMDVLLANPDSIASTAWPNYGNVWLPGWLSAINDPNGSLFLPIGPGDFLVHHAIALGLHTTTLILVKGALDARGSKLMPDKKDFGYSFPCDGPGRGGTCDISAWDAFYLAMFWMLNTIGWVTFYWHWKQLGVWSGNTAQFNENSTYLMGWLRDYLWANSAQLINGYNPYGMNNLAVWAWMFLFGHLVWATGFMFLISWRGYWQELIETLVWAHERTPLAKLIRWKDKPVAMSIVQGRLVGLAHFTVGYVLTYAAFVIASTASQFG
- a CDS encoding RNA-guided endonuclease InsQ/TnpB family protein — protein: MSRWLEMLRHQYNWLLADRFDWWEMNRCPINACPLVASIAEPREQPNYYSQKRSLVPLKGERPWYKEIHSQVLQDMVKRVNLAFERFTKGDSSGKRSGKPRFKGQHRYRTFTFPQASHEWIEGNRIRLPKIGVVKFICHRPLPEGFALKTVAVSLKADGWYVTFSLEDQSVPELPLPEVVPTEANSLGVDAGLEYFIACSDGTTKTPPQFYRQAEKKLAKLQAKRELRPKGSKARRKLNAKIAKLHQRIARQRRQWHFETAGELVDKADVIFVEDLQVANMIRRCKPKLGEGGEFLPNGQAAKSGLNKSFADAGIAGFLNEVLPYKAAKAGRWVVKVNPAGTSQHCAMCLSRVPKELSDRWHDCPHCRASMPRDVNSAVLIKKVGLGHRLTLKREGRKTGEARPLRLTA
- a CDS encoding DUF1350 family protein; the encoded protein is MSLTWQTDGQTWFLLPSQPRAVVHFLGGAFVGAAPQFFYSRLLEELARMDMAIVATPYTTDIDHAQLAFSAVQSLQIGLRSKGLVGLPLFGLGHSLGCKLQILSCLMDPSIGGQRQGNIFLAYSNAGLDQALPLLRLLFQTWPQQQVTDLWRMWMGSSSPPMNWWVEFEPSPVETNRLIEEQYPVRNNLLLEFRQDDIDDIPLLYQQLRSKYPGHTEWQHLEGDHLTPLGLSYPFRPGVEFSPIDAVGQLVYQTLLTPNQAMIRCIQAWLAAQLA
- a CDS encoding metal ABC transporter permease, producing MGMLAGWDPLAWLRDPLAYGFMQRGLLAALLVGVLCAVLGCYVVLRGMAYLGDALAHAILPGVAIAYLMGGNLTLGALIAAGLVSGGIGFLSRSGQIREDTAIGILFAASLALGVALISSIKTYAQDLTHILFGNVLGVSNGDLLLMAGLSVGVLGLILMFYRQFLLVSFDPVFAATQKIPAEWFRQLLLLMLAVTVVVSLQVVGVGLVTAMLVTPGATAYLLTRRLPTMMAVAALIGAGGNVVGLYLSYYIDIASGAAMVLTVALIFLLVFLLAPGRGYVWSFRKGKGMSKL
- a CDS encoding photosystem II S4 domain protein, which codes for MLPRADLLQDAEYRETLARILDLGEQALKTWQVVCSDFLSPPEMAEVQARLQKLTELQTAASGGYPQAERQRLALARSEVSIEPDGIPLAAIQIQGNFLFDPATHRDFLGALLGSGITRDKVGDVIVLGDSGAQAIVVPEMVEYLRANLTQVRTVPVKVNGIPFEQLKIQPPRTKSITSVEASLRLDAVASAGFSMSRSKMVEEIQRGEVRVNWKPITQASYTVGPQDLIAIRGRGRLQIEEVAETKKGRFRVQMTRYL
- a CDS encoding Npun_F0494 family protein, whose amino-acid sequence is MALTSLLHDSVPVYRRAQRAWVCSPFRVALLQAMQFQGIPLGKISGLAGVQAGYTQRPLPEMLADQELMWLIQVGLLRREVDGQGITDSYRLAPLGRQLLQDLEKGEIPEGIPASWIDHLQNLLTRWHLLP